The region TGAAGAATATAACTCTCATGATGAGAGTATGTTGAACCCACGTCCTCCTTAGTCCGGTTGTTGCTTATACTCAACTCAAATTGATTACAATTGAGTGTTTAGTGTTCAAACTTCAGCATTTCCCCCCCTCTCCTCTTGGCAAGTAGGATTTGGTTTGTGCGTATGAGAGTAGAAACGCAGTAACCTTTTTCAATAGAAGTTCAGCTTACTCGTGTGGAGTTATGTCTATTCTGAGCTGATGAATGGTGGGGTGTTGTGTTTGACAGGAAATGCCGCACAAGGGAAGAGATTTTTAATGAGATGATTGACACAATGTTTCTGCAATGCCTTGTGCAATTGCGGTTATAGGAAATAAACTTCTGACGCTTTGACTGCTTGGAACTTTTTTTATGTACCTTTGGTGAGCACTAGATAGCTGATAAGGGTTCTCTTAGCATTCCAGTTTGTCATTTcatggtttttaaaaaaaaatttaattttatttttctttaaaactcAGATGGATCAAGTGTTCTGTTGTTgaacttgttttctttttaatttagtGGATAGATAGTCTCAGGTCATTTGTGTAACTTAAAATCCCATGCGTTTTTGCTCCTTCATTATTTTCTGGGTACCATGACTGTATGCTTAAACAAGTGTATAAGATAATAGAGGTTGAATTCACCTCCAGTTAGAGGTTTGTGTTGCGCATGTTTTTGGTGAACAGAACAAGGTGCCAGATGTTTCACTGAGGCATGACTAGGATCCTTTGCAAAGGATCATTCCAGTACTAGTTAGTCTTTGTCTTTTAGGGTATCCTCATTCCCTATAATTCAAAACTATTCACTATCCAAGTCAAGCTGGTCAGGTTGTTGGTTTGGTCACTACAATGTCCTTCAATTTTTAGTGGGAGCGAGCGACATATtggctttcttgatttgagctgaCTAACTATGAATAATTTAGATTGATTTATTTCTTCGTGGCTCTTTGTCAATTAGATTGAATAAGTAGTCCTTGTCATCTAAAAGAAATTTATTCCGACTagctagggatgtcaattgtacCCGTATTTGACGGAGAACCTGATTCCTCGGCCATACGGGGACAAAAATAGGGGATCAGGGATGGGGATGgagtaaattttgaatttttttgccGGGGACGGGGGCGGGGATGAGGAGTACTCTCTCCGTCTCGCTCCGTtcccgaatatatatatatatatatatatatatatatatatatatatatatatatattagaaaaataGATTTATGCATGAAATTAATAGGGAATTAAAGACGCCCGTGTGTATATTAGGCATAatgatgtgtgcatattaaaCATGTCCCTATGTTGCACACAACacataaatatacacacatcataatgcttaatatgcacacttttttttatttcttaattaatctTATTTATGTCTATTTGTTTTAATGGATGAGATTGGTTCTCATGATGATTAACTACCGACTTGTTCTAAACATGCCCCACTACTGACATACTAAAAATCAATCAGTGATGCACATACAGGTATTCAAAAATctttccattatattatattatagttttcAGCAAGGAAATCATTAATCCCAGTAAGTGCTGAATACACACAAATTAAAGTGTTAGGGGTTAGTGGTGGGCAACAGGATGGATGATCCCTGCCTGGGTAACTCCCATCTATTCCCTATTCCCTTCACATTATATTGTGAAGTTTTCTAGGAAGATACATATGTGTACCTATGCATATTGTTTTCATCACATCATTCACCACTAACTAACGCCCAACACTGCCAGAAAGAAAtgtgcaaataataataataataataatgagtatcattcttcttttttaattttttgctcaattttttttctttacttcttGCTGATATGATATGTCATTGATTCAGAGTAGAAAATGAgtcatattttttctttttcctctcataaaattaaaacatgacaaaatttttatttttaagtttacaTTTACGTAGTATTATTTTCTATAAAAGAAAAGAGTCAACGTGTTCCAATTCATGGTTGCACAGTTATAGTCAACCACCATATCATTTCACCAACTGTACTATTGCTTTTGCTGGCCCTATTATATAATGCTTCACCTGACTTTCACTGTAAAAACATGAATCCTGGTGACAATCAAGTGATCCACTAAACAATATATAGATTTTCTCAAAAACAAATACTCATCCTTAATGCAATCCAAGTTGGTAGGCTGGTACCAAAACTTTGTTGCTGTGAATAGCAACAAGACTTTCCTGTTGGTCgcaaacaaattttaatttcttcaattttgctATGCaattatttcttaaattttgtacttcttgaattatttttatataattatgtccacacttttttaattttaatttttttttgcaatccattaatttatgatttataaacatatattattgatGGGGCCATGGGACGGCGGAGGGCCATTTTATTGGTAAAGTCTTAGTGCAAGTGGGGTCTATTTTTGTTACAATGGGGTGAAGAAGGAAGCATGTAGCAAAATAATATAAGAGGTGCTACCAAGGGTATTAAATCCACGACCTCCCACTTAGCAACACAACCAACTCACTAAGTCACTACTCATCTTATGTATTAGAAGGCAGGAACTCCACTTATGCATGGAAAGTGCACTGGAAGTAAAGTAGTGGGGGAACATGTGTATGACTAATATTGAAGGGAAGCTGATGCTGTACATTTGTCAACCATCCGGAAGGTCTTCAACAATATATAAGGAACCATTATTCCCTCCAGATATTATCGGCTCACTTAATCCCTCTAGTCTATAGTGGTATGTGTTCTTAACCTTCAACCCTAACACCATAGCTtgtactatttatttattatttgggttGTCattttagggtgcgtttggaaagcaggaaaatgacttctggaaaatgagttattttccggaaaataagttcattttccgtgtttggatgtactccagaaaactgtctttgggtgtttggttcatttttcagaaaatgagtagaaatatataattatatttttattattttatttaaaatataaaaatatataaactaataatatttattttaaattaattaattaattaattaattaaaaatattttttttttaaaaaagggacGGCGGCTGCCCGGTTTCCGGCAGAAACCAGAGCCGGCGGATTGGCGAAAACCAGTCCGCCGACTGAGGAGGGACGACTTGTTCCGTTCCTCCTCGCTATGGAGCCTTGTTCCCATTTCCGGAAAACGaattttgcattgatttttcgtggtcaacggaaaatgttttccgttgaccacgttTTCCTTGCTGTTGCCAAACACacgaagcccggaaaatgatttccgaaaatcattttcagggcttccaaacacacccttaggcTAATATCTTGGACTTTGTATGCCACTCTTTTGGATCTAGCACACTCAACAACAGTACTATTATTTTCCTACCCCTATATGTACTTTCATACTCGATTTATGATAGGCTCGGTCTCGATAAAACcatcaattatatattataaaagtaAATTTGTTTTAAGCAAGTAGACCAACTCTGTTTTCAAAAACCAATCTGCATCAAACAGATAGAGTCTCAACAGGGAGTTCCAATGAATCCAGATTCCCAACCCCTTCATTTCATACCTACAAAAATCATATCAAACATGGGGGGTGGGTCCAAATTAAAGTGCTAAATATGCATGCCCATTTTAAATTGacaataatatttgaaattaattaatccGGCCTAGCTAGCTATATCATTTCTCCTATAAATACACCACAAGCCTTCCTCAAAAAGGCCATCCATCATCtatctttaatttcatcatcagTAATTAACACATGGGGAATTGCATAGTTCCACAGGCAAAGGCAAAGGCAAAGGCTATCAGAGTCCTAGAATATAAACCTCCAATCAAAGTGTTATCAGAATTCAAAAGCCATGCCATTATCTCTGATTCACctgcaaaaaagaagaagaagaaggtcaAGTTTGCAGATGAGGTAGAAGAGGTGAGGATTAAGGTAGTGATCAGCAAGCAAGAGCTGAAATCAATGGTGATGAGTGGAGAAGGAATATCTCTTAGTGACATTGTCTGCCATCAGATCAATACAAGTGAGAGcttagttgatgatgatgatgaagtttTCTCTAAGGGATGGGAGCCAATGCTTCATAGCATACCTGAGATAGACTATGCTGCATGAAGACTTAATTAGTTGCAGGATATATAAATAGATATTATCATTACtgttacaaaaatataatatagctTTTCGTCTTCATTATATGCACAAAAAAGTGTCTTAATGACTCTTTTCTGTAATGtcaaaagaattttatttaatttgcaaaAGAAACAGAGAAAATGCAGATAGATATTGATGATGTGCATGGAGACCAATATAATATGGCAAGTGGCATGGGGTACGTGTTTCCAAATTATGATCGATGTGATGTTATGATACAAATTTATCAAAGCCATTAATAGCATCAAGGAATCTCACTTTCTTGAATTTAAGTTAAATGATCATCACCTGACTTCAAGTCATGATTGGAAGCGGCAAAGTGAGGGTTCGAACCCTATCTCAAATATCATTGGAATTGGGCTCTTCAGGTTGGTGGTTTGAGCTCCTTATGCCATATAGTAAGGCCGGAGACCGATTGAAAGGTTGCTCTGCGACTTTTGTACAAGGAGCTAGAGACTACTAGGGTTAGTCTGATGTAAactactttggattttttttttgagtactactgactctgttacaatgtagtatctgttcatagctactttctcaacctactgaagcataaagagtcaacagttgctttatctatatatatatatatatatatatatattaaaacagaagtactagctttcccgctcattttagtccaaaaattttgaaatcggtcaacataatattatataataattacttatcagaaattctagccttccttatcattccttatttatggctaaaattgacaaaatattcaaaatatgattccattccttattctacacggaaattaatttgaaatattttagtcaattccattcctgtatggattcgttatttatgtacatatattaacaaaatagtcacacggaaataataattattaaacaaaattatagttattataccatgcaattcaattattgttcaaaatattttaatcttgcgtattatatatatataaatatatatatatatatatatatatatatatatatatatatatatatatatatatatatatatatatatatatatatatatatatatatatatatatatatatatatatatatatatatatatatatatattactatatgatgtatattatagtattcaaaaaaaattattatattatgttaatgtacgtaattaaattcctctcatgataatattcaaaaaaataaaaattccaacaatcaaattactatatgatgtatattgtagtattaaaaaaatattactatattatgttattgtatgtaattaaattcctctcatgataatattaaaaaaatgaaaatttcaacaataaaattactatatgatgtatattatagtatttaaaaaaattactatattactatatatatagaatcattgttgcatgtcaaaagttcacccaaaaaaaaattgttgcatgtcaatttgtttaattcatctaacttttaaaaataactacaatattattactactatatataaatttcttcctacataatgttgattttcaaagtttaaaaatgtgaaaggcataatatatcattattatgattttagctatctactaataacaaatataagtattactacattaatttaaaagttttgtagtacaaatgctgtgaacaaattttataaaatatatatatgtattataataataactataatacacacacacacatatatattgaatcattgttgcatgtcaaaagttcacccaaataaaaaaattgttgcatgttaatttgtttacttcatctaacttttaaaaataactacaatattattactactatatataaatttcttcctacataaatgatgttggttttcaaagtttaaaaatgtgaaaggtttaatatatcattattatgattttagctctctactaataacaaatataagtattattgcattaatttaaaagttttatagtTCAAATGCTgtgaacaaattttataaaataccataaattataaaaatttacaaatctaaaataatagttattatttaaattttatgagctcaaaacaaataaattaccttaataacataactgaagaaaaactaacataaaaattaactaattgaactaacttacatttgcggagtttgaaaaaaaaaatgttattgggtaaatgtttcacatttaaatataattttattaaatttattggaattcacatatttaagaatgatgcatcatctcgagatctatcaatttaaaacgaagaagaataagagatttatttttttgaatacaagctcaatctcatgacctcccatacgggagaatcactacatgtcatctgagcacaagatgcATGACAAAAACAATAGGTAATAGAACTAAACGAaaaagagataatagaactaaaagaaataaactttcaaataaattagttaaaaacatatcatagatctacaaatctTGAACCGCAAAGTCTATTGTgaacctattatttaaataacgatctagagatgttttgattgtgctacatttacGGGTTgagaaatatttagaaacaaaactaaatggtttctagacatctattactatttatgataacaaacaaaagtttaatgaaaaaacttgtgtgtgactGTCTCATGGtttcaatccgtgagacgggtttgATCTTTAACTAACaaggtcaaagatctgacctattaatcaaagatctgacccgttTAACGGAttaagacccgtgagacggtctgacacaagtgttactcaaagtttaaaatatcaccaaagtagattttgatacaaaactcatatatcaatgtaaaattttaaaataagaatgatttttcatgcaaggaaaaaaattatataagatttatcaatatctatataataaaaaattatcaatttctctttttatcaatttttgtagacatattatatttatagtattttgaacaatataaaaatatatatacatttttttttatagaattgtgattattgccataattatacatgttaattactacaatgaatatttattaaaaaattattttaaaatatgtctaaactcatattcttaattaaaaatttaaaaatatttaaaaatttgtctaaatatataatatagttagggactacattaatccatatagatttaaaaattaaattcttttaatttgtaaatgtaattttcttaattataattaataaaatataaaatataattaaaaataaaattataaaattaacaaaatgtgtattcataaatatttaaatttataaaaatgcatacatacatatacttatgcattatattaatcatacaaaataaaaattctatttgtcagtttataagtttaattattttaattataatatatcaatataaattataaatacagaaattatattatagaatttacagatattcatattaataaatattatttgtatatacactgtattacacaatcacatatacaaaatttaaattttacatttttttaatttctaagtataatttcttagttattattcatattgttagaattataatatatatgaaataagattaggaataatttaatttaataatgtaaatttttctctataaatttatataaatatgtatatgattagagattatattaatcacacaaaattttaattttgtatgttatgataatagatacttgaccaaatatacgaaaattcaactatattattaaaaaaaaaaagttgaatgatCATTTTCCGCCACCTTTTGTCTGCCTGCTAACTGCActactcatcatcatcatgataTGCCCATGTTAGTTAAGGAGTGTTGGTTGGTGAGTTAAGTGTAGATTTAGATAGAAAGTAATGCAGCAACTGCTCATAGTGCAGCTGCTGGGTATGGTAAATGCCATCATCATATCTAACGCTTAGTAATGATGATTTTGGGACAATATATATTAGGTAATATCAATTTCACAAATATATAACTCATCATCAGGCAGTTATTGCTAATTAGGCTGCTAATGTAATTACAACATCGTTTCAACTAATTAAGGTAGGGTTAGTTAATTACTGAAACTAGAGAGTATAAATTCCGTTTCACTTAATTAACTTGatcaaattacttttttttttttaaatgatcaaAGTACTCTTAATTAAAcacttttgtgcttcagtaggttgagaaagtagctatgaacagatactacaatgtaacagaGTAGCCGCCGTTTTCCACCGCACCGGAGATGAAGGCGCAACTCCGACCAACCAAGGCCCAAAAAACTGCGATTAAAGTgcccaggttttttttttgttttttttgtttttttaaatgtttccACCGATTGTTCGCCGCCCAACGGCGGCGACTTCACAGGAGAGAGAGAGCCAATTCTTCGCCGCCCAACGGCGACGATTTCCCCGGAGAGGGAGGCGCACTGGCGACCATCCAGTTCTTCACGGTCACCGGCCTAAAGAACAACCAATAGGTttcgtcctttttttttttaaatagtatatatatatatatatataaaatttcaggtgcggccgtgctctcccgtgcggtcgtgcggtcacacaccactcaatgttaagaaacacaccacaatgaaacacaccacagtgcataacattgagtggtgtgaaccgcacggtcgcacctgatcatgactatatatatatatatatatatatatatatatatatatatacacacacacacacacaaatttatgcggaaaaaatttgtatatattattcaGAAACAAAATATACACATTCATATGCATAATATACACACTCATAAATTTTCAATAAGAACACATTGCATAACATATTCTGTAATAACTAGGCAGAGATaattaggctctgataccaaatgtaggAATATTGCACATAACAGTACTAACCTCCGGCCATAGTTGTTGCTTGTGAATCTGTTGTAGTGATCGTTGAGTAGGATTCTTGCAGAGTGTCTGCATAGTAGAATGCCTCCCACTTGGCTCAAATTCAATATAGATGGTGTAAAAAGTAGTAACTTGAGCAGTGAGGGACCCATGCTTATATAGCCTATAGGGCCATCATTATAGGCTTTGTAACAGTTGTAATGGTAACCGTTACATCTCACCACATAATGGCCATTGAAGGCCATTACTTGCATAAAAAATGTTACACGAGTAACATACAATCTTATCACAAATAGACTCCTCCTCCCACAAAGTCTCTTATAGACTTCTAGATAAGGTAGAGTGCCTTCAAGATATGGTATAATCTAAAAAAATGTGTAACTCTTTCCTATAAAAGCATAGGAAATCCCCCAAGTCACCCCATCACCCCCATCACCTTTTCCTCTCCCCAAAAATCCCTTCACATCACCTTTTTTCATTCCCAACacccttttcaatttttcaaaatgtgGTCAACTCTTCCCCCACCCCCCCTTTTCCCCCTCTCTCCACCTATTTAATCCCCCATTCCCCCACTTTTTCAGCCACCACCACCCCACTCTAATCTAAAGTTTCTCTCAAGCTCTCCTCAAGCTCAAGTGCTCTCCTCCTACGTCCAAACCGAGTCCTACATCCTGAGCCCGGTTAGTTCCTCCCCCCTCTTCCTCCATATGGTCGGCTATGCTTGTATTTTTTTAGTTCCGGTACGtgatattttcttcttcttttttttcgaCAGTGTTCTTGGCCGAGATGCTCCCTCTCCCCCCTTTCCTCCATTTTGATTTTCCTTGCATGCACTTTTCCTTCGATCTTGATGTTCAAGACTCCATAAGTGATAGtgaaatttctatgaatggtgcTACCCCCGAGGGCGAGTACCCCCACCCCGACTCCGAGGTTCCGTTCATAAACTAGGACCCCGTGAATTCCCGTCCTCTCCAAATTATTGAGCCCGACACAAACATGAACATCCCCCGATCTACCCTCTCACAACTAGGACCCCGTCAATTAGAGAAGGCCCAAGAAATAATCAGACCGCCGGTAGACGTGGTAGCCCCCTCCTCGGGTGACAATGTGATCGAGCCCCCAGAGGGTCACTTCTTCGGTGTCCACACCCTCTCGCTTGTCCTACGACTTACGTTTTCCTCTTCACCCTTTCGTCTTGACCCTTCTCAATTATTACGATATTAGCCCGGGTTAATTGGTTCTGAACTCCCATTACATGTTGTTAGCTTTCATTCTACGGTGTTGTGAAATAAATGTCGCCCCCTACCTAGACCTCATCAACCACTTCTTCCATTTCATGTGCTCGTCCGCCCCCGTAAACAAGGGCTTCGTGGCTTTCTCGGCCCGTCCTCGTATGAAAGTCCTTCAAGACATAGTCTCATCCAACCACCATTGTAAACCTTCCTTTGTTTTCGTCTCCGTTGGGCCCCTACTTTCCTTTGTGTCCCCTTGGAACATCCGCTTTCGCAAGCACAAAACTCCTCGGGTATACCTTTCATTGTTGCATGATGCACGTTCCTTCGAGGGTCAGCCTCTGTACTCTATATAGAGCCACAGTCGTTGGTCCTGTCCAGTCGGAGAAGGCTGGTCGCCTTTTCCCGCagtggagaaggcgaccaaaataacaagtttgagggcctaattggaaTTTTTTAAGTTAAAGGGCATAATTGCATAATTCtgtatagtttgagggcctaattatatttatttgctTTGTTTGAACATTTAGGTACAATTTCTCTTGCTCAAAGTATTGTTTTGAGCTTTCACCATTTAAATGTGCAATGCTAATTGACAGCTATTGGATGGACCCTAAATGTCCCCAACTCGATTATtgcacaagttttttttttatggataaCATCACCATTGGTTTAGTTGCCATTATTTTCGAGTTCAATATGCAATGCTTGCTAAAGCCAAAATGTACACCATTGGATCCTCTCTATGAACTTTGATGAGCTCTATGGTCTATGCCAAATATTAGATATAAGCTGAGTTGTAGAAGCaaaaacaactttctacaattgaaaagaagaaaaagagattgGTGAAATGAACTATATATAGCGTCTCATTGATAGTAACAAATGTGAAATTGTCTTGTAATAAATGAGGCAAAACTTGAAGTGTTAGGTAAAGCAAACTAAAATATATTGCTGCATCTTAGCAgccaatttgagttaaaaagtTCTAAAAAGTGCAATATGAAAACCATTAAGAACAAAGCGGAGTCTTCCACCCAAATTTAGTAACATTTGTTGCTGGAGTATGATTGTGCTCGTCAGAGGTAATACGAGTGAATAAGAGAAAGCTCATAGCAAAGGAAAATTGTGAACTA is a window of Ipomoea triloba cultivar NCNSP0323 chromosome 11, ASM357664v1 DNA encoding:
- the LOC115995601 gene encoding uncharacterized protein LOC115995601, encoding MGNCIVPQAKAKAKAIRVLEYKPPIKVLSEFKSHAIISDSPAKKKKKKVKFADEVEEVRIKVVISKQELKSMVMSGEGISLSDIVCHQINTSESLVDDDDEVFSKGWEPMLHSIPEIDYAA